A section of the Luteolibacter flavescens genome encodes:
- the hemA gene encoding glutamyl-tRNA reductase — MELVCVGLNHRTAPVEVRERFAVSTSKLGDSAKDLLAIDGLAESVVLSTCNRTEFYLAGDHAEEAAAELRRKLSQSHGAESDPHWYEHHRISAARHLCRVVSGLDSMVLGETEIFGQTKEAYRQALASGATSGTLNKLFQRAFAVGKKVRTDTRIQEGATSVAGAAVELAEKIFGKLAGCRVVVIGAGDMSRQTAQALVSRGATSVFVTNRSFEKAEQLATEMGGRAVRFEEWQAVLAGVDVVISSTSAPHPVVMPHHIEAVRRVRKFRPLFLIDIAVPRDIDPACGNIEEVYLYDIDTLEQLADEARIRRQKQIAECDRIIDEELRKLNLPGT, encoded by the coding sequence ATGGAACTCGTCTGCGTGGGTCTGAATCACCGCACCGCGCCCGTGGAGGTCCGCGAGAGATTCGCCGTGTCCACGAGCAAGCTGGGTGACTCCGCGAAGGACCTGCTGGCCATCGACGGCCTGGCGGAAAGCGTGGTGCTCTCCACGTGCAACCGCACCGAATTCTACCTCGCAGGCGACCATGCGGAGGAGGCGGCCGCCGAGCTGCGGCGGAAGCTTTCCCAATCCCACGGCGCGGAGTCGGACCCGCATTGGTACGAGCACCATCGTATCTCCGCGGCACGGCACCTCTGCCGGGTGGTCAGCGGGCTGGACTCGATGGTGCTGGGGGAGACCGAGATCTTCGGTCAGACGAAGGAGGCCTACCGCCAGGCGCTGGCCTCGGGCGCGACCTCGGGCACGCTGAACAAGCTCTTCCAGCGGGCCTTCGCCGTGGGGAAAAAGGTCCGCACCGATACCCGCATCCAGGAGGGTGCCACCTCCGTGGCAGGCGCCGCGGTGGAGCTGGCGGAGAAGATTTTCGGCAAGCTGGCTGGCTGCCGCGTCGTGGTCATCGGCGCCGGTGACATGAGCCGGCAGACCGCGCAGGCGCTCGTTTCCCGCGGGGCGACCTCGGTCTTCGTGACGAACCGTTCCTTTGAAAAGGCCGAGCAGCTCGCCACGGAAATGGGCGGGCGTGCCGTGCGCTTCGAGGAGTGGCAGGCGGTGCTCGCCGGGGTGGACGTGGTCATTTCCTCGACCAGCGCGCCGCACCCGGTCGTGATGCCGCACCACATCGAGGCCGTGCGCCGCGTGCGGAAGTTCCGCCCCCTCTTCCTGATCGACATCGCCGTGCCCCGCGACATTGATCCGGCCTGCGGCAATATCGAGGAAGTGTATCTCTACGACATCGACACGCTCGAGCAATTGGCCGACGAGGCGCGCATCCGGCGACAGAAGCAGATCGCCGAGTGCGACCGGATCATCGATGAAGAACTCAGAAAGTTGAACCTGCCAGGCACGTGA
- the hemC gene encoding hydroxymethylbilane synthase, with the protein MSETDFQKTTIGTRGSDLALVQAASVERALSQAYPDLRISRRVIRTTGDRRTDVALAEVAKAEGTDKGIFTKELEEALRAGEIDIAVHSLKDVPTVISEEFEIAGVLVRAPIRDVLVTRKPGGLDALPAGAVVGTSAVRRARQLQWLRPDLKVIDLRGNVPTRLRKLAEGSYDAILLAEAGLVRLGHRMTKPSVVFGAELHMSPLAEDVFFPAAGQGAIGLEIRKGDQAASALVASILDTATFTRVRAEREFLRLLEGGCSTPVGVFTSLDESVLQMDARVFPDEGGTPRVAKASGGDPLKVARELFESLA; encoded by the coding sequence GTGAGCGAAACAGATTTCCAGAAGACCACCATCGGCACCCGCGGGAGCGATCTCGCACTCGTGCAGGCCGCCTCCGTGGAGCGCGCGCTCTCGCAGGCCTACCCGGACCTCCGCATCTCCCGCCGCGTCATCCGCACCACCGGGGACCGCCGCACGGACGTGGCGCTGGCCGAGGTGGCAAAGGCCGAGGGCACCGACAAGGGCATCTTCACGAAGGAGCTCGAGGAGGCCCTGCGCGCCGGGGAGATCGATATCGCCGTGCATTCGCTGAAGGACGTGCCGACGGTGATCAGCGAGGAATTCGAGATCGCGGGCGTGCTCGTCCGCGCGCCGATCCGCGACGTGCTGGTCACGCGGAAGCCCGGTGGCCTCGATGCCCTGCCTGCGGGCGCGGTGGTCGGCACCAGCGCCGTGCGCCGCGCGCGCCAGCTCCAGTGGCTGCGGCCGGATCTCAAGGTCATCGACCTGCGCGGCAATGTCCCCACCCGCCTGCGGAAGCTCGCGGAGGGCTCCTATGATGCGATCCTGCTGGCAGAGGCCGGGCTGGTGCGACTGGGCCACCGCATGACGAAGCCCTCGGTGGTCTTCGGCGCGGAGCTTCACATGTCGCCCCTCGCGGAGGACGTCTTTTTCCCCGCCGCAGGGCAGGGAGCCATCGGCTTGGAAATCCGGAAGGGCGATCAGGCTGCTTCTGCACTCGTCGCGTCGATCCTCGACACGGCGACCTTCACCCGCGTCCGCGCCGAGCGTGAATTCCTCCGCCTGCTGGAGGGCGGATGCAGCACGCCGGTGGGTGTCTTCACTTCCCTCGATGAAAGCGTCCTGCAGATGGACGCGCGCGTATTCCCTGATGAAGGCGGCACGCCTCGTGTCGCGAAGGCTTCCGGCGGAGATCCGCTGAAGGTGGCCCGTGAACTTTTCGAATCCCTCGCATGA